TTTGTTCATTTGGCTCTCCAAACAGGTGCGGATGCACTTTGTTATTAATTGTGTAATGTTGTTGGCCTTTTTACTTGTAACCCATGAAGAAGGAAGCATAGCTGATGCATTTGGTTTTCTCTTTGAGTCTTGAAGACTCACAGACCCTCAGGCTGTTGAATTTGCTAAAGGACGCCATCTATGTTTGTAAGTAGTTGTTTATTACTGCAACTGGTATGTTTTTTCTgtgttctttctttcttccattgGGTAATTAGtgtcaaaaaagaagaagagatggACCAACTTGATAAAGTGAAAATgtattttctcctttttcttgaATCAGATAGCCTATCGTTCATAGCTTGTTTTCTTCACTTCTCATTAACTGCTAAAGCTCTTATAAATATTGCTTCATATAACATATGATATGGTACACTGGTATCTATACTATTCAGCTTATAAATGTTTCCTATGCAGCTTGTTAAAAAGTTTGGCATTGATCCTAACGATGCTTTTGCATTCTGGGACTGGGTTGGTGGTCATTACAGTGGTAAGTTTTTATCAATATCTTTGGTTCCTGTTAAGGATTAAGACCTTTTGTAGTAGAGCTGTGGAGATAATTAACCATGAAGTAAATTCTATTCCCAAGCCGTGCACAGTCTCAAGTTTACAGTATCAAAATGCCTTGTATTTGGGTCAGTTAAAAACATTCTAACTACCTATTTCATCCTACTTAACCAATCCGGCTCAGTCAACTAAGTCGTATTGAATTGTCTGTTATTACCTTCTCTCCAAATCAAACAAATGTATGCATTCCATCCTATTCTCGGCAAGATGGATATAAGAGCCTTTCCTCTTAGTTTAACAGTCACCCATTGCAACTCCTGCTGCAAACTCTCAACTGATTTTTGAATCTGGCCCCCTCCCGTACTGCTCCCAAGTATCTACACTCAAAAAACAGATGATCCCTTGTCTCCAGCTCCAAGCCGAAAAAATTGCACCTGCCATCAATATTTTGCCCTCTCCTTATAATTCTATCATTAGTAGGCAGTCTGTTTTGAACAGCCAACCAAGACACCAAAGAAAGCTTTGGTATATGAAATGGGTACCAAAGCTGCCGAATACTGATTTTTATCAGCCCTGCCACTTATCACATTCCATACCTTGCCAACCATAAACTTTTGGCCGTGAAATATCCATGCACCTGTCTGTGTAGGTTAATGAACTGAGCTGCTAAGCTTCTCAACTTGAGCAGCGTCTTCTAACACCAACAGCTACTGGTGGATCTCTACAACCGCATAAAAGGACTGCCCTTATTGTGGTTGTGCTGCATTCACTTTTCGAATTTCTATAACTTGTAAATTATGGTTTATAGTGTCCATTAGGAGTCCGTATCTGATAGGTGATGTTGATCTGTGCAATTTAAAGAGTATCTCATTGTTCTAAGGAAATAAATCACTTCAAATATAACAAACAGAACTTAAGGATGAAAATGTTCTTCAATTTTCATTTATGGAGTTCATTTATTATCGCAAAATTCAGTTTTACACGCTGTACTAAGAACTTGTTATTTACAGTTGTAAATACCATGACAACTAAGAGTGTGTGATTAGTTTTAAGCTTCAACTGAGCTCTTAAATCTCCAACTGCAGTAGTTCTTTTGGCAattatttcttcatcttttttacTTTGCCCCCtcctaaaatagtaataataataatttgcaTGATTTTGGTGTATACTTGAATATCTTGAATATATTTTGTGTGTTCTACTTCAAGGTTTTTAATGGGGACTTCAAGCATTGATCAACATTTCCATTCAGCTCCTTTCAAGAATAATATATTATACCTGTAAGTGCCTTAATATATATCAGCTCCCACTGCAGTTGTGCGTCTTTGTTGCTCATAATATTAGCAGAGAGCCATCTACTAAAGCTATTATGGGTTTACGGATTTGGCTGTAATCTAAGAATACAGGAATTTAGATTGTGCGCCAATTGATGGTGTGCTGCTTCCTTACGAGGCTGGTGAAAGGCAAATCTGGAACAAATggctaaaacaagttttatcaactAGTCAACCAGGTGAATTGTCTGTTGCATCTTGCATATGGTAGAAGAATATTAGGAGATTTGTGTTTCATATATAACATCTTAGACCGCCTTGAAGGTGCTCAATTATATATTTGACCCTGGACCTGCAAAGCTATGGATCTCTGCCCATAGGAAAAATAAGATGCTTGTGCAAAAAATAAAGACCAGAAAGCTTTGTTGGAGACTGGCCAGATATGGCACATTATTCTTGTTAGTTACCATGACAAATTTAAAGAAGTACTAAATGTACTTGGAGAAATTGAATTGGTTTATTAAAAACTGCTTTTGAATGTTATTCACCATAATATGGGTTCCAACTCTTGAGAGTTCATTGCCTTAACTGCTCAAATCTTTACCTTTAGCTCTGATGGAAGAAACGATTCTGCCACTGCATAACCTCATATTATAAATAGATTCAGCTTTTGGTACTCTCTAGTTATCATGCTGAAGTGGTAAAGTGCATGGGGTAGGGATGGTTGTTCAACTTTTGGTATTTGTAGAATCAAGCTGTCCTAAACTGCAAGGTCAAGCTATAAGCATTTTAAGTTCTCGTTTGACATTGCCAGGGACGTGTAATTCTATGTGATTTCATTGGTATTTCAAGAGCGGTTAACCTGGGTACCTTAATGGTATAATCCAATCTATTACTGTACCAATTACTAACTGGACCATGTACTTGGTTGTTTATGTTGCATCTTTTAACTCAAAGTAGTCATCATTATCATTATATTGGCAGGTGAAGTTGTGACTGGTGAGTAATCATTGATGCCTCCCTTATGGGAAGGTATGTTTTATGCTTTTGTAGGTAACAATTATCTGTCTTAACTATAGGGGCAATTTCAGGTTTCAAgcaactaaatcattttctttttacAAACAGTTGCCTGAATTCTGTATGATTCTTAAAAACATTGATTTTACTGCAGACAGCAGAGAAATTGAGGAAGGGGAATGTTCCACAGCATCTTATTCCGCATAAGGTGGCTCTTAGCTTTTGTCCCAAGCCTTTTAGTTCATAACAAGATTAATGCCCTAACCATTATTATATTCCTTAGACATTCTCTAGATATGGACCTTCTCTGTCTTTTGCTTCCATCTCGTATGCTTACAACATTGGGCAGGTGAGTAGCTTATTCTCTTAAATTTGACTTAACGAAGCATTCACTGAAAAAAGTAACACTGCACGTTTACTGAAAATGGTATAAAATTACCCATtggatttaataaaattatgacaTCGGACGTCCAATAGCAGTTTCGAGTAAATGCACAAAACCATTAACCTGTTTTTTCCACTGTTTGACATGTTGAAGCTCATTTTTTAACGTTTTATGATTTTCTCAGCCACGCACGTTCTTATTGCAAAATGTGAAAAATAAGGGGGGAAAGATGAACTTGAAGCTCATGATCAACGGCACAGCAAATATATTATAGGCAATAAACCATATAAATCCACAAAATAGCACAGGTTGAACAGTAGTGCAAATATCCATGATAGAGCTTAGTTACTGCCGATTGCTGCTTAATATGCTACCATTGACCCATTCAGGGTTTCTTACAAGACAATAACCGATAAGCAAAACAAAGCAAAGCTTTGTTTCACCAGTAGGCAGTAGTCCCCCAAACCTAACCCTCTAAAACAACCCCTAATCCTAAACCTAACGCTAATCCATTATTACATTTGGGAAAGAAAACCCAGAGATTTAAACGCCAGTAGATCCAAATCCCCCAGCACCTCTAGTAGTAGAATCCAGATCATCAACTTCCAAAACATCAGGTGTCATGATCTTCTCAATGATCAACTGGGCAATCCTGTCACCCACTTTCACTTCAAAATCAACATCAGAATGGTTGAACAAAATCACCCCCAGGGGTCCCCTGTAATCAGCATCTATCACTCCAGCACCTACGTCGATGGAATGCTTCCAAGCCAAACCAGACCTTGGCGCtacacataaaaaaaaaaaacaaagtaccCACATTTTCAATCAGCCAACGAAACCAAATCATAATGAACTAATGAAGGAAATAACATAATAGAGCAATATATTCTTACCAACGCGACCATATGTTCCTTCAGGGATAGCAATGCTTAGATCAGTGGGAATCAACGCTTTTCCTCTGGCTGGCACCTTTGTATCCGTTGCACTGTGCcataaaaattttttttttaaaaagtccaTCAAATTTGTTGTATATCGACTGCGATTTCCATTATAGAGAATGGCTTGAGGAGTTACCTTGACAGATCGTAGCCAGCGGCGAGAGGAGAGCCTCTTGACGGCAACACGGCTTTTTCAGAAAGCTTTTTGACTTTCAAGAGGGAGGCTGGACCATGGGTAACTTCATGTACTCCATTTTGACCGAGTTTTGGGACTTTCGGGGATGGCTCTTTGATTTCAGGGCTGTTGCTAATCTGATCTGCTTGGGCCATCGTGAGAAGAGATCTTGGAAAGGTAGAGAAAACAGAGGGACGATTCCAACAGACTGGTTTGAAGACTAAGGATCGTGAAGCACAGCGATTATTGTTATATAAGAATAAAGCCGGGATTTTGGGTACCCACGAACTGATGGCGCCAAGTGTTCCCGCCATTTCCAAGAGCGCCCACTCCTATCTGCCGCCCTGCTTAAATGCTCTCGGCTGGCAATGGCCTGCGGACCATTCACTAAGCCCAAAACCATGTGTGTGGGTAAAATCTTGGAAACCCAGTGGCCCAACCCATTATTTAACGTTACCTTACTTTTTGAGGATTAGCCAGTAGTGGGGCATTGGATTTGGAGGTCCTATTTAATCATTTGCATATTTGCATTTCTTGGAAACGTGTGCCACTAGGATCTAAAGCTTCGATTTTTGTGTGGTTAACCTTTTCTAGGGTTCATCGGAATACAAGTTGAAGGCGTTTTCATTATTATTAGGGTTAAATATCAATTTGGCCCTACACTACAACTGTAGTTCGGCTTATTTTAACATTGTTGTTCAAAAGTATCGTTGAGATAAAAAGTGCTTTTGGAACTATGATATTAAATGGGTAATTTTTAAAGTATTGTGGTTCAAAAGTATTGTTGATATAAAAAGCGCTTTTGGAACTATAATGTTAAATGAATCATTTTTAAAGTTAGaagtacttttaaaaattatttttggaccTTCTAAATTTTTTTGGCAAAAATACTTTTAACAACAAATGataattttaacctttataaaatattttatataatatttataattattttgtcattgaaatttattttaaatatataatattatatttaaatttttattttattatattttaatatttaaagtataatttatatattctaattaaatttttataaataattatattaattatttaaaaaatatttatattttatatattaacaataaattataataaattattttttatattcttactaaaatatcataatattaattaatttgaatattatttaaatacatatttattactttataacaCCATatctaaaatagatattttatttctcaaatgtactttttgacaacaatactaaaCATCTAAatattaaaccaaacttttcaaaaatatttctcaaaaacaattttcacaacattttttttatcaaaagtaatgctaaactagctatctcaatttctttttatcaATTTCGTGCCTCTACTTTTTTGTATACAATTATCTAAATGCTAACTGTGTATATTCCACGTCattaatagtataaaaattgattaattttttttaaataaataaatatatataaagtctagaaatttaataaaatttccaaaaaaaatatattagaaaactacaaaaattataaaaaataatccaatttttaaataaattataaaattttctataaaataaaaacatataaaatcacgtaaaaattttccatttatgtcaatgattaaattatatacaattgaagctaagaaaataaatgatgagatttaaaaaattacactcaAATATCATTTGGGATTCTAGCTAACAGATGTTGAGTATCACAGTGAATCCACTTTGTTTCTACAACCTTCCTCTTTGTTCAAAAGCACACTCCATGGTCAGGAATGGccaattaacttgaaatttaatgTCAATTTAGATTTTTGTCGAGTGCAATTAGTCGAGTAAATCAATAAGAAGATGGAGCTTTAATTCCGCTCTTCCAAGCAAAACTATAATATATTACATGCCATTGTTTTATTTCTTCGCAATAACAAAGAGAAAAGCTGACGACTCAAGAAAGAGAAAAACGGGGAGCCAAATATGAAAACAGTCGAGAAATGAAAGGGAGTAGAGAAGCCAAGCAATGCGAAGAGAAATTCCAAAACCCACCTCGGGTTCCTTTGATTTTTGAGGCTCAGAGCACCGTTCCCTAAATTCGAACAGTCAAAAGCTCCCTTGAGCCAAGGAGAGGCCAAATATGATTTTATACTCCGATCCGACGTTGGAGGTGGCAGATCGAAGGCTTCTCTTGTGTTCAAGCTATTGGAGTTATATTGACTTTGGAAGTGTTCCCTtcaaaaactaaactaaaacaaaCAGAAAAAGGAGGAGGACAGCTCTCATTTGATGGTGGCATTGGCCAAAGAAAGGTCGCTGGGCAAGGAGGAAGAAGCGGCGGCAACTATGTCTCTTGGAGGGATTGCTCTTTTGTTTAAAAGAAGGTTTTGGCCTTTTATCGACCTCGAAAAAAAGACTTTATTACTAAAAAAAtgtccttttttttaaatctttgcATAATTATGAGAATCCgccaaaaaaatacttttaacaCTAAAAACAGCAGcaccaatattttttttttattttttggtgtcatctattaatgtaaaaataaaatttataaaacaattttttatataatccccaaatctcatttttttattttcttaagcgATATAGTATGTAGGATACGGTTATATATAGACTCATAATTCATTTGCAGCTTTTTCTTAGACAATGTGGGATTGTTTACTCTTTCAACTAACAACATAATATTAAAAGCTGCACTTTTTAATATGATCTTTACCACAAATCACCATTCACATTTTTAGCGTTACGTGGTAGAAATCGCTTCCATCTAGAAGCGTTTTTTGTAAATAACTTGAAAACACTTCCAGTTAAAAAATCGACCTATtcccataattaaaaaaaacggtttgataaattaaaacaaatttcggcattttttgagtagtaaagtctcgaaaaagaaaataaacaaattttaatgtttaaatttttaatgctGAGAAGTAACAATGCCAgggcaaattttttttttttaaatgtgaaacTTGCCACATCATTTTTCTGAAATGGCATGGACTGCTTTGTTTAACGAAAAAAAGTAGAGGTaccaaatcaataaaaaaaagtattatgGTACCACATTGTTCAATGAGATAATTAAagggtcaaattgttatttaaccattattattattatatctgaTCAGATCTACTGAGTGAATGAAAGAAAAGCTAACATTAAAAATGTTGAGtagtgattttaaaaattttatatacgtttctttttaatatttcacTATATTTTTGTAAGTCATTTGTACacccttaaatttaaaaattttattagtaccaaatatttttttttataaatgaagTAGTAAAGTactcatataaaaataataaaaaatacatttatattaatatacatttctttattaagattaattttaagtaatttcaCTAACCGAATTGGTGTCAAGTTAATTAatgacatcaactcaattaattaCGTTATGTATGGTATAAATGATTATTACTgtcatcattatcatcatcataaTCATTGTTGTTGTTGCTATTGGGTAGGCATTTACCCAAGATACTTGATATTGAATTCTTATGCTACGATTGATATGAGTATTATATTTTACACATGTTTTAACATTAGttagtaataaattaatttaattggtaatATTTAGTCACTCCATACCATACTTTTAATAAagagatattattttttataaaagtttttacttattttctaattttaagttttattttgtgctaattattttatgtttaggTGAATATTTGGTACATCAACAATATACATTTTTATGCTACAagtaacttttaaatttttaacgtatatatatattttaatattttactatacaaCTATATGACACTTGCAACCCCTTAATCCAGTTTGtggaataaaattttttttatcgatattttccctttttatttactGTCTAATTATTTTTTGCGCTAAATATGTATCACACTAGTAACCAAACGAgacattaaaacatgcatgcaaaaTTTAACCTCCTGTTAAACTTattctatactattatttaaaattttgatagaattttttaaactaataaatattacttttaaagtatttttatttgtgataattttaaataaaactaaaagatcCATAATATGAAAAATTTAACCTAAGTGATTATAAAtttaaatctttaattttattattttaagtaaagatttatttaaaatttagattagCTTCCTTTTCCATCCAATACCATCATTTCATCTAGTAATAGTTTATTGTAATCGCAAAGCCTTGACACTGAACCAAAATACACCAAGCAGAATTGTGAAAagaatatttgtttttatatatataaactgaaATGCGGTAAAGTCATTTATATAACCAAAATACgcatttttatgttttaggatTTGGATCATTTCCTTCAATTGTCAGATCATGCatcaagaaattatttcagatCTGAAGGGCACTATTAAGCACCGACACTTTGTTTTGGAAGACAATAAATTCGGCAAATGTTCAGTTCATAAACATATTTAATGAGTAGCATCCTCAGTAGGTTGAAACAGCATCCATTTTTTTACAGCTACAGTTCATACTTTAATGGTGGAAAACTTCATCCCAAAGACTTAAAAGATAATGCTATGTCCTCCGAACATGAAGTGGTATGAGAGGTTGAAACAGCATCCTTTTTTATTACAGCAACAGGGACCGTAAGCTCCACTTATAAGCTCCTCCTGCTTGCAGATATCTCCTTTCTGTTAGAATTCTCTTTCCCTACACTGATGCTCTGCACATTTCAACACCATGACATCTATGAGAAAATCTGTTTCTGTGAttctttgtttatatatatatatatttcaacatGGCAAGCTTAGAACTTTTGGGGTTAAAATGATGGGTTTAGCATTTAGTAACTCTGCAAAAGTAGTGTGGTAAGATTTTAGAAGAAgtaaattttctagaatttttgaagCTTCATTTGAGAAAAAGGATTAATGGTTTAGAAGATAAAGGAAATATGAGTTTAATTCTATATATGAATCTAATTTCTATAGCATTTGGACGAATCTTGTGTTTGTGTAAATTACCAATTACCACAAAAACGCAGAAAAAATAAACCCAAGTAGCCAAGCTCTAACCTTAATTTCAGCGCAATTGGGCAGGATCAAAATCATATAAGAAAAAATgagaaaggaaagaagaagagAGTGACCTTTGATCGAAGAGAGGGCGAATCAAGATTTAGGGAGCGCATAGATAATTTAGCAATCTCAGACATAGCTGTATCTCGAACTCCAGGAACATCACTCGATAGATATTCATAAGCAGCCTCGAATGCTTCAAGCCAAAACCTCGGCAATCGAACGCTTGCGCTGTGCGTATAAACATCCCACATCTTCCTCACCACCTTCTCTCTTTCTTCCAATTCCTATTTTCCAAAACCAAATTGTTCAATCCAAAACCAAAGAAAATCAAACCAAATTACAGGGAGGAAAGATTGGGTGCTTACGAGAACGTCAAGATCATCATAGACAGAGAAATCGATGTCATCGGAAAATGCAGTAAGATGACCAGAAGACCATTTGAGAGAAACAGAGCCAGTAAACATGGACCAGAAAGCAAGCAGGAGAATTGCAGCCAAGACCCAGAATTTGTACCCACTTTTACCCAAGAATCCAGCAGTTACGGAGCTATCTTTCTTCACAACACTCGGCGTTGCTAGTTGCTGTGAAGTGATTGGTATTGGCGGTGTTGTGGGTGAATCTTGCTCCTTCATTTTCAGTTCTCAAACACAGCTTTCAAGGGCGTCCCCTGTTTTGGCTAAAATGTAAAAAGCAGTGAAGTAGAAGAGAGTAAAGAGAAGCAGTCGCTTTTGGCCCCaaaagagggagagagagagagagagagaagcaaTCGCTACTGTTAGGTCGGTGAAGTGTCGAAGTAGTGGGTCGAACTAGGCCGTTACTCCTTGTATCTTTACAGAAAatgaaatttagtttaaagttaaataataaattctcatgttattaaatttaaaaattataattaatatggTTCATATTTTAgcttaatataatttaataatcaattgAGTTATCACTAAAATGGTATCCAATTGAACtattaattgaatataaataatcaaattatctaaaaattaacatttttataagTTCCCAATTATTACGTCACAAGTTAAGATTGTGTGAAAAATGGTAAACTCTCTTtacaatgttttaaaaaattaaaaaatcataaaaattgcaaaaaaaaatatagattttcttttttgaaaaaaaaagattaaaggtccaatttattttttttaaaattttctataatattctcaaacatttttaatattttaatagttttaaaataattttcataattatatataaattataatttgtataatttttataattttccctATTGTATGCAATATAGCGACCATAACGACCATTCGGGCTTACATGGAAATTGATTTTTCAAGGACTTAATTGATTGTTTATATTCATTAAAGGTTCAATTGATTATTAGATTGTTTTATAGGACCTTTTCATTATATTAAGCGTAacattttctattaaaaattttcatcaatCATATGTCATATGATATGAAAATAATTTAGTTAATACACAAAGTTAAcaaactctaaaaataataatattaataaaaataaaaataaaaaacttcatttttacattttaaatgtaaaaattaaacccaaaatttcTCCAATTACAGGGACTGATGATGGATTTTAACCCTTGTAGCAATTAACATAAAGTTTGATGAGGCAACGCAAGCcttttgaaaatttgtttttattaggTTAATGGGATTATACGTTTTCTACCCTAATTCAGAAACTGATGAAAATATCCTTCAAAACTATCACAACGTAAAATTGGGTTATAAATTGATCAGTAGCCATTTTGATTTTGGCGATCTAAAACCACTCTTTGTTATGTTACTATGTGAGAGGCAAAGACGGCAAGGGTAATGTTGAAGAACATTACATCGTGCTTTTTGTTTCTCCTACACGAACCAACCTCGTGAATCATGTCTGGGTTTTCTAAACTGATCTTTAGACAACCTTAAAAAAATAGCGTAAAAGGTAtctttttttaaagttgaaaagtaatgttttttttaatataaaaaagtaataatTATTAGATTTTGTAAATGgggtttatttgttttattaaagcACAGCAACCAACAAATACAAAGCAGTTGGGTAGTAAACTCCCTTGTCCGGTTGTCCCAACTCCACCGCCATGCATATTAATACGACACGGCAAGAACAAAGGGAAAAAAGGACGGAACTTCCATCTTCAACCCTAACTAGACTTTTGTCGGTTTACAAAGGCAACCAATCAAAGAAATGTAAAAGAAAGGCTAAAATCCTTCATTTATGATATctctattgaataattaaattccGATTTGTTCATAAACTTTTCAATAAAACACAAtggttaaactaaaaaaaaagcaACTAAATTAATCCACAATTGGTCAGAGGCAGAAGGCTGAAAGTTCGTCATTGACAATCCATGGACCATCAATATCAAACATCAACTTCCACCTCCCATGCCTAAGTTTAGCCTGCTGTTTTTTCTGTAACCTTCCCTTTCTGACTCCATGATTCCATGCATATTTATTAATTTCCCAGAAAACCGTCATCATTGAGCTGAACGAGTAAGCCTGTTTGATGAACTGCAATTGAAAGCAATTTGGTTGTGTACCTA
The genomic region above belongs to Gossypium hirsutum isolate 1008001.06 chromosome D05, Gossypium_hirsutum_v2.1, whole genome shotgun sequence and contains:
- the LOC107905417 gene encoding deoxyuridine 5'-triphosphate nucleotidohydrolase → MAGTLGAISSWVPKIPALFLYNNNRCASRSLVFKPVCWNRPSVFSTFPRSLLTMAQADQISNSPEIKEPSPKVPKLGQNGVHEVTHGPASLLKVKKLSEKAVLPSRGSPLAAGYDLSSATDTKVPARGKALIPTDLSIAIPEGTYGRVAPRSGLAWKHSIDVGAGVIDADYRGPLGVILFNHSDVDFEVKVGDRIAQLIIEKIMTPDVLEVDDLDSTTRGAGGFGSTGV
- the LOC107905416 gene encoding uncharacterized protein, with amino-acid sequence MKEQDSPTTPPIPITSQQLATPSVVKKDSSVTAGFLGKSGYKFWVLAAILLLAFWSMFTGSVSLKWSSGHLTAFSDDIDFSVYDDLDVLELEEREKVVRKMWDVYTHSASVRLPRFWLEAFEAAYEYLSSDVPGVRDTAMSEIAKLSMRSLNLDSPSLRSKSISVGKENSNRKEISASRRSL